AAAAGACAAAATTGCTGTTGGCGACTTGTCCTGACATTAAGGCTCCCTTGATTGTGCCGTTCAACATCAGCGAAGTATTGCCGCTGAATTTTTCAAGCTTCAGAGTCACTTTGCCGCCTGTTTGCGTACCGCTCAGCTTACCTTGTTGCAACACTCCATTTTCGCCTAAAACTTGCCATGTGCCTTGATAGCCCAATGCACTGCTTTTGATTTGCAACCGCAAAGATGTGACCGCATCATCACCTTTGCTGTGGATTCCGCCTTGCCAAACCCCGATCGCAGATGCAGGCATTGTAAAGCTGTTGAGAGGCTGAACTGGGAACTGTCCTTGCTGTACTGTTTGCGCTTGTGTCGGTTGTAGGGCGATTCCAGTCGTTAAAGTGGTTGCGGTAAACAGTGCGATCAAGGTGTTGCGAGCGTTCATTTGATATCTCCTAAGGTTTGAGTTGTGAAGTGTAAAACGTTGTTGCGTTCTACACTTCACAAGTAGGGCGGAGAAGAAACCTTTATGCACACCCGCTCAGAAAAAATGCAAAATTAAGCTCCCGATCGTTCTGCAAGTTGCTGCCGTAGTTGATCTGCGTTGTTCAGTAGCCCAGTCTGCGCGATCGCGCTTTGCTCTCCAGTTTTCAGCCATTTAAGCTGTACAGTTCCATTCTCTGCTTCAGCATCACCAAGAATCAAACAAGCCGCCGCCCCGGAACGATCGGCGCGTTTAAATTGTTTTCCGAACGCACTGCCGCTCATATCCAACTCGGTTGCAAATCCAATGCGCCGAAGCGATTGAGCCAGTTTTAATGCCTGTGCTTCTGCTTTTTCACCCCGCGACACAATATAGAAGTCGATCGGACTTGCCTGAGTTTGCTGCATTTTCTGCAATAAAATCACAAGCCGTTCTAATCCCATTGCCCAACCGACCGCAGGTGTATCCGCGCCGCCCAATTGCGCCACTAATCCGTCATATCGTCCGCCTGCACAAACGGTTGCTTGTGCTCCCAAATCATCCGACTGAATCTCAAAAACGGTGTGTGTGTAATAGTCCAAGCCGCGAACTAATCGGGCATTGATATTGCAAGGAATTCCGAGATCTTGAAGCAAGGCTTGAACACGATCGAATCTCTGTTTCGACTCTGCACTTAAGTAATCTAAAATGCTCGGTGCATTTTCTAAAATTGCTTGCGTTTGTGCATCTTTGGAATCAAGAATTCTCAGCGGATTTTTGGTCAAGCGAGTTTGAGAATCGGGATCGAGTTTGTCTTTGAATGGCGTAAGAAACTCAATCAATGCAGCGCGGTAATTTTGGCGATCGTCCGCATTTCCGATCGAGTTCAATTGCAGCGTGAGATTCTTTAACCCGATCGATTGCAGAATGTCCGTGGCGATCGCAATCACTTCCGCATCGGCTCTCACATCCCCGCTTCCTAAAACCTCAACACCCAGTTGATGAAACTGCCGTTGCCGTCCTGCTTGGGGACGCTCGTATCGAAACATCGCTCCGGTATACCACAAGCGCTGCACGCCGCCTTGAGCCTGCATTCCGTGTTCGATGTACGATCGCACCACTCCCGCCGTTCCTTCCGGTCGCAGCGTAATCGAGCGATCGCCCCGGTCTTTGAACGTATACATCTCTTTGCCGACCACATCAGTTGCCTCTCCGATGCCGCGCTCAAACAAATCGGTCTGCTCAAAAATTGGAGTGCGAATTTCTTGATAAGCCGCACGCGCCAGCGTTTCACGAGCGATCGCTTCAATTCGTTGCCAGTTGCCGATTTCTTCCGGCAAAATATCCCGCGTTCCGCGAGTCGCTTGAATACCCATGTCCCACAAAATCAAATTCGCTTACTCAGTCTACCGACAAAGTTAAGCATTATGGTTACGACCCCTGACAAATTCCGCTAATAAGGGCTAGGTTCTCGATCGTGCATTACTTGCAAGATGAAAACGTCATTGTCACGAACAACATCGTAAAGACGATCGCCATATTGCCAAATCACGAGATTGAACGTTTATCCCAATTCAATCTCAGGCTAAGCCAGCTAACGGTGAAGTTGTGCGGCGGCAGATAATCTCGGACTCCCACCACCAACCTCTGTTCCGCCCCCACCAACGCATTGTTGGGCTGCGCTGCTACATGACGTTGACTGAGTAGGCACAGATTGCTGTATCCACTGTCGCAATTGTTAAACCATTTTGTAAAGCTTGACAGATAAGCATTCTGTCAAATGGATCACGATGTAATAGTGGCAGTTTAGCCAGTTGAACCACACTAATTTCATCAAGGGCAAGACTGGCAATTTGATGTAGATCGCGCTGTTTGGGTAAATACGTTTCGGGATGCTCCGGCAGAGGCAGCTTGCCCAACTGGTACTTGACAATTGCTTCCCAGACTGAGATTGCACTCAGATAAACCTCATTGTCTGGATCACGAATTGCATCCCGAACATCTGTTAACAACTGGGTATCGCCACTAATGAACCATAGAAAGATGTGAGTATCTAGCAGAATCTTCATTTGCCCTCGAATGCGCTGAGAAGATCTTCCGGCAAAGGAGCATCGAAATCATCTGGAACGATAAACTCACCTGCACATAAACCAAATGGTCTCAATTGTTTGCTACTGGTAATCGGTCTAAGTTCGGCAATAGGCTTGTCAGATCTAACAATGACAAGAGTTTCGCCTGCCTCTACCTGGTGAAGGTACTTCAAGGGATCACGTTGAATTTCATCAATAGTTACATTCAGCATCAGCCTACCTCGGTGTAAATTTGATGGACAAACAAATCTCCAAAACATCAAAGAGTTCAAAGGCTCTCTAGGTAAAGAGTTTTGATCTGAAAGGCAACTTTTCTAGCTTGGGTTAGTGGAATGGGATAGCCAACTGTGTTGTACCCTCTATTGGGAACACTTCTCTTTTGAAGAGTTTTCTGTAATTCCCAAACTAGCACTCTCAGTTTTCCTGGCTTAAAGACAAGAATTTCTTGCTCTGGTATCAGGACGATCCAGTAATCCGCCTGAGAACTCCACCCCCATCCTGGAATCATCTCTTTGTCGTTCGAGATAGTTTCAAAAAAGAGATTGCCTGTCCGTTTAGCCACAAGGTCAAACTTATACTCGATCGTGATAACTGATCCATCTGACCGAGTGATAATTCTGTCTATCCCTGCTTGCTGGTACTTCATCTCGTTAGAGACATCAAGCACTTTGTAGATAGGATATAACCACTGGTCTAAGAAGGTTTCTCCCTCTTGTCCAACTTTGCACTGAGTTTCAAAATCGTATGGTTTAGTTTGCATCGATTTGAGGGATGTAGAGTTGGATACCATCGCTACCTTCTCGTCGAATTGGAATGCCAGCCCACCGTGACACCCAATTCACCAATGCCCGCAAGGAACTGGCTCTGCGAGGATTGGTGGTTCCTCCACAATCACCGAAACTTACCAGAGAAATCACCTCTTGAATTAGTTCTTTAGTGAGTTCTTGATCGTCACGAGTTGTTTTCTCAATAATCATTTGAATTGGGTAGAACCCTAGCAATGCTTCTGCAAGAAGGCGTTCACGAGTTTCCTGATCATCGCTCTGGGCAATCCTTTTCCCTCGATCTGTTAAGACGTAAATGCTTGAAGACTTATTCTCGGTCGAACCTCGACTGGCAAGACCAATCTCCATCACGGGTCGTCCAAGGTAATCTCCTCTCCTAGCCAAATCTTTTTCTTTTTTGGCACCACTACCAAAAGCAACACCTAAAGATTTAGATGTGTTGGTTCCAGAATGAATTAGCGCAACAGTCTTAATGTACTTCTGTGGATCACCGATTTGAGGGATGTAAATGGGCTGTTGCTCGCCTCCACGCAGATCCTGATCTAGAGCAGTTTTCCAATCAATTAAGTGAGAAATCTGCTGGAACTCATAAAACCTGATTTCTTTTCTCGGAACATCAACAGCATAGGTAAGCTGGAAAGTTCTTCCCTTGAGTTCATAAACTAATCCCGAAACACCAGGCTTGATACCACAACAAGCCCCTTCAACTTCACCAGTCTGCTTGAGAATTTCTAGGACAGGCGCAAGTTCCTGCTCTACTGCCAGATCACAGAATGTACTTCTGTCAGAAAGTATCGTCTTAGTTTGAGAATCAAAATACGTAAACTTGAACACTTCAATTAACTCCTCATGCTGCAATAACTAGACCTGAATCTCAGAAGGAACAAACAAAACTTTATCTGCGTCACCAATCAGTGGTAATGAAAGGTAATGCGTGAAGCGAGGCGATACAAATGCCACAACCCGCCTTTTATGAAACGTCAGATAGATACAATCTATTCCACCCAAAAGCCTCTCCCAGGATTCGGTTAGCTGATCACGAAACTCAGTGAGAGGAATCTCTTCACTGTTCTGAATACTAGGTTCTCCCTCTTCTGAATTGAGAGCATCAATATCTTGAAGTGGAAGCAAAAAGGCTGCAACTTCACCATAGTGAGTACATACAATCCGTAAGTTACCCGACTGAACTTGCCGCCTAAGTTTTGGCAGCTTGACTCTTAATTCGGACATCGGGATTTGCTTAAAACTTTTGTTCATGTTTACTTGCCCTTCCCTACACCTCATAATGGCAAATCATTTTGAAACTGTCAATAGTGTCTTACGTTTTTTACATTTTAAGTCTAAACCAGAGAATCAGCAAGGATTGTAGGGTATCTTGCTTTGCGTAGAATAGATGGTTTGCGCTAGATGGGTACTGCGTGCCAACCGAGAACACTCAGGTTGCTGCCCTCACCGATAACCTAAGCAGCTCAACTCTTTTTTAGACAGATTTGATCCGCCTTATTCTGTCTAACTCCTCTAATTCAGGGTTTCATACGGCTTTTCGTCTGGATAAAACTCTGAATCGGGATGATATGTAGAATTTTGTCTGTATATCACTCCGAAATGGGCAGCTATGTAGACGAAATTCTGTTTTCAAGTAAATTATCCAACTCGGTATAGCTGGGTAAGGTCGTGTCGATCGCTTTTCCGTTTCTCAACACAATCCGATCGTGCTGCGATCGCGACAATAACTCCCGATAATTCCGCCCCTTAAATAACACCAAATCCGTAGGCAAACCCACTCCAATTCGTCCCACTTTCGGCAAATTCATTAAATCCGCAGGCGTAGAAGTTATTGCCTTTGCCCAATTCCCAAAGGGATGATCTAACTGAGCAATTTTCACCGATTGGCTAAACACTTCTAACGCATCGTGATCACCATACGCATGAAACGGATCGCGGCAATTATCTGAAGCAATCGCCACCGGAACTTCTGCTTGTTTCAACTCATGTAATAATGTGACTCCGCGCCATCTTGGAGTTTTTCCGGGTCGTCTTCCTTGTAGGTAAAGATTGCACATCGGGAGACTAACAATCCCGATTCCAGCTTCTTTTACGAGTGCGATCGTTCTATCTGCCTCGGTATCTTCTTGAACTGCCAAACTACAACAATGACCGCAAACAACTTTGCCCTGATATTCATGTCGAATTGCGGCTTCTGCGACTCGACGTAAGGTATCTGAGTTTGGATCATCGTTCTCATCCGCGTGAAAATCTAAATTCAAGTTCCGTTCTTTCGCGAGTGAAAAGACGCGATCGATCTGTTGATCAATCTCAGGATTAATGAACGTCACTCCGCCTAAAACTCCAGCAGATTCTGCGACTAAATCTGCAAGTTTTTCTCCTTCAGGTGTTAGAAAATAATCTAATGAAACCAGACAAACGCCTTGTAAAATAATTCGATCTGCCCATTTCTGCCGCAACTCTCGAAACACTTCAAAACTGATCGTGCCTTGTTTACCTGCTGAATCTAAATGTGTCCGAATCGCTTTCGTCCCATGAGCATAGCTACACTTCAGACCAAACTCCATGCGACGATACACATCTTCCGCATCCCAATTCTTCTCCGAATCTGCGCGGACTGTCGCGAGTGCGCTCTCAAAGGTTCCATCTGGATTTGCTGCCCGATTCCAAATATGTCCCTTGTCTAAATGCGTATGCAAATCTACAAAACACGCCCAAACCATTCCACCCTGCAAATCGATCGACGCAACCCCAGCATTGCTCTGAGTTCCCGTAGGAACGATCGCAGCAATCACACCCTCAACAATCTCTAAATCGACGTTTAGCAACTGATCTGATGCCTTCTGCGTCGTCCACAGTTCCTCACCCACCAGCAAACAAGCAGGCACATGGGCATTTCTAATCCAATAGTGATTTGCAGCAAAAATCATAAGGTTTGAGCCATTGCATTCCTCTGATTTTGCCATGCAACTCGAATAAATCCGAGTAAACTAAGAGAGCTTGGAAACCAATGTAAAAAAAGTAACAACCATTATGGAGTGGCACCCGACCGACGCACAAAGCTTAGCCATCATCGATCGAGAAGTGGGTGATCACACTCTATCTCCGGCCGAATATGAAATCGTCCGACGAGCGATTTATGCAACTGCGGATTTTGACTATAAAACCCTGATTTATTTCTCGGATTTGGCGCTGCAATCCGGTGCAGCAGCGCTTGCGGCTCGGACAACCATTATTGTCGATGTGCCAATGGTGCAGGTTGGAATTAATACCAACATTCAAAACACCTTTGCCAATCCAATCTATTGCAGCATGGAGACGATCACTCGTCCCCAGAAAGAGAAAACCCGTGCAGCTTGGGGGATTGAAACATTAGCTAAACGCTATCCAGAAGGAATCTTTGTCGTCGGACAATCTCAAACCGCACTGATGACGCTTGCCGCCCTCATTCAAGCGGAAGAAATTAAACCTGCTTTAGTTATTGCCACGCCGTCCGGGTTTCTCGATGTCGATGCTGCCAAGGCGCGATTGAGTGATTCTCTAGTTCCGCATATTCGCACCGAAGGCAGAAAAGGAAGCGCAGTCGTCGCGGCTGCGATCGTCAATGCCCTCGTGGATCTCGCGTGGCAAGCCTACGGCGGCAATCAAGCAAGTTAACGTCGCCGTCTCGATCGTGGAATCCGTTTTCTCGGTTGCGGTGCTTCAAACTGCTCGTAGCGATCGTCGTACTCCTCGGGTTCATCCCGACGATCGTCGTACTCCTCGGGTTCAATATCGATCGTGTTCAACCGCCGACTCACCGCTTCAAACTCATCGCGACGCAAGTAAGGATAATCGCTCACCCAAACGCCAACGCGACTGACAAACACATCGCTTACTTTAGCAATCCGACTCAAATCTGGTCGATCGGACATCACTAGCATTTCCGCCGTATCTCCAATCCGAATCGCTTGATGTTCGCGCTTAAGCGGCACTTGAATCCGCGTGGCAAATCCTGACTCATCCCCGACTTCTACATTAATCCGCCGCTCTCGATTCTCTGTGACAACCAAATCGCCCCGGTTATTCACACTTTCTTGAGTGCTAACGACTTCATCACTAACGAAGACATCAAACACCTCGCCGCGCAAAAATCCCGCGTACTTATAGCGCCGACACGAGGCATTTCGCGCTGCTGCCAGAACTGCGGGACTCCACAGCCAATACACCAGCGCAAACAGCGACATGAAGAACGTTACACCCTGAAGCACGTCCTGCAATTCGCCTGACGCAAAAAACGCTCGAATTAGCAGCACAGTTGCCAGTGCCGAGATCGAGATCAGCACTCGACGCAGGAAATCAGGAAACTTACCCCAGCAATACTTATACTGAGCGCCAGTCCCCACGAACGGAATCAGATCTTCAAATTTCTTACGGCTTAAAGGAACTAGCATAGGTCAGTCGATCGACAAACAAAACGGCGTTCCTTCAATTCTAGACTGGAGGAAAAGCACTGGTGCGATCGACTAAACGGCTTGCGCTTCAGAAGGCGCTGATTCCAGAGCATTGTTCAACTCCTGACGCGCCAAATAATCCGCTAATTGCGCCTCAATTTTAGTACGGACTGCTTGACGATATTCCAGGAAATGCTCATTCAGCGCACAAACCGAGAAGTAATGTTCTACAACGGTTGGATTGTGTTTCAGAATGCTGAATAAGTGGTGCCAGAATTTCCAGCGCGTTTCTCTCACGACCCCTTGTCGCCAACAAACAGTGAGAAATGCTCGGATAACCTTCCAGGTCACTTTTCTTAATTTTGCAGAATGTCTTGGCGCTCCCAGTTTCAGGAAGTGGCGATAGGTGCGATCGAGATAGTTCACCGGATCATACAGCCGCCAAAATCCATCGATATATTCTCGCGTCACTTCCTCTAGCGGACGAGTCGGCACAAAGTTCATCAGCGTGGTTTGATTCAGGTTGGCGTTGTCTTCGACTAAGCGACCTTCTCGTTTTAAGCGATGCCAGAGTGCGGTATCGGGAAGGGCTTGCAGCATCGAGAAAATCGCGATCGGGATTGTTGTTTGCTCAACAAATCGCACAATGCGATCGCCCGCTCCCGATGTTTCGTTATCAAACCCGATGATGAAGCCTGCCATCACTCGCAGTCCTGTTCGGGTGATCGCATCGACTGCATCAGACAGGGAATTGCGTGTATTTTGATGCTTACTGGTCAGCGTCAAGCTCGATTCATCTGGCGTTTCAATTCCCAAAAATACGCCATTAAAATTACATTCGACCATCAGATCCATCAGTTCAGGATCTTGTGCTAAATCGACCGAAGCCTCGGTGCTGAGATGGAACGGATACTCGTGCTCTGCCATCCAGTCTTTCAGCGCTCTCAACAAGAGTTTGACGTTGCGCTTATTGCCGATGAAGTTATCGTCCACCATGAAAATCGATCGTCTCCAGCCCAATTCATATAAACGATCGAGTTCGGCTAGAAGTTGCTCTGGGCTTTTTGTGCGCGGCTTACGCCCATAGAGAACAATGATGTCGCAGAATTCACACTGAAACGGGCAGCCCCGCGAGAACTGCACCGACATATTATCGTAAGCTTCAAAATCCAGCAGATCGAATCGAGGAATCGGAGTAATGGTCACATCCGGTCGATCGCCCTCAGATCGATAAGTCCCTTGTGTTTCTCCGCGCTGAATCGCTGCGACAAACTTCGGCAAGGTAATTTCGCCTTCATCCAAAATTAAATAATCCGCTTCTGCGACTTCTTGAGGCAGTGCCGTTGCATAAGGGCCTCCAACTGCCACACGCTTTCCACGCCGCTTCGCTTCTCGAATCTGCGCTAACAGATCTCCTTTCTGCACAATCATTGCCGACAGAACCACCAACTCTGCCCAGTCCCAGTCTGCCTCAGTCACCTCGCGAACATTGCGATCGACCAGCCTAAATTCCCAGTCTTGCGGCAGAATTGCTGCCACTGTAATCAGTCCAAGCGGCGGCAGCATCGCTTTCCTGCCCACAAGCTCTAACGCTTTTTCAAATGACCAGAAACTTTGAGGAAACACTGGATACAGCAGTAAAACACGCATATTGAAGCTGTGGCAATTCTTTCAAAAACGAATCAAAAGCTGTCGCAAGCTTATCTTGATCTTTCTGTTGACTTCTCAGACTTCGTATTTCGTAACAGTTCTGCAGGAGTTCTGCAAGGTTTTGTTAAAACTTCTCAACTCCACGGGAAGCTCTGCCTGATCTCTTTGAGGTGAGCCAGCCATTTGATTAACTCTTGCTCACTCAATCGCTGTTTCTCTGGAAAAAGTTGCGCCAGTTCTGCGGCAGGTCTTCCGGTTTGCTCCACCCACGCCTTGATCAACACTTCTCGATCGACCAACACCCCTCCAAGTCCTAACGATCGCTGGATCTGCAATTGCTCTTCACGCCCAACCACATCCACAACAAACTCACTCCGTCCCGCTTTGTACAACACACTTGCTAGAGCTTGCGTATACGCCTCGCTATCATTCACACGAGAGGCTTCAATCGGTTGTGCCTGTCCAAACCTGCGATTCTTTGCCCAAACCAGCACGATCGAGAGCACGATCGCCTGCAAAAGCACCACGGATAGAGGTGTTCCGAGCAAGTACCCTAACCAACTTTGCTGACTTTCAGTTTTGGCAGTTTCATCGCGGTAGCCGTGCAGGTATTCATCAATCCAAATCTTTTTTCCAGTTACTAATTGCGCCAGAAACGGAAAATTTCCTGGCTCATCTTGATACGCATTAGCCGCTAAAAAAGGCGTTACGGCATAAATAATTCGACCTTTTCCCTTGGGTTCTTCCCAAACGATCGACCCAAAGCGATCGCCCAACAATTGTTTAATTCTTTTATCGCTCGTCAGTCGTCTAGAAGTCTCAATTTTTACCAAGCCTCGATCGCTCTCGTGCTGCGTGGAAAATCCCGCCTCAGTTGCTGCTAGATCGCGTCCGCCTAGAACAATCCAAGTATTGCCGCGATCGATCCAGTTCAAATCGGGATTCGCCATTCCAAGCCCAGAGGGATCAACCTGGATCATTGTGTTTCCCGTGCCCGAAATTTGCTCAATCTCACGGATTGTTTTCCGCCACCGCTCAACCGGAGTTCCCTGACGCTGCATATAGGCATACCAAGCTCCGTAGCCATCCGGGGAACGACTGAACGTAGAGCCGCTGCTAATTCGGTTGCTTCTGGGTGCAATAAACAGGGTTAAGCTGATGATCACAGCAAGCGCAATCAGCCCGAAAACCAAACGTCGATCGAGTTTTTTCATCACGCCATTTTTGCCATATCAACCGTTGCGCGTTCAATGTTGCCATAGGCGCGTTGGACTCGATCGAACATTTCCGCTGAAATTGGCGTATCGCTAAAACAAAGCAACTCGTGAGTTTCAAGTAACATTTGATACGACTCAGCTTGAGGCAGTAGTTGCACCAGCCGGGAATATTCGCGATCGGTACGGCTTTTGTCGATCGTAATCAGCTTCGTCTCATTCAACCGCTGCAGCATCGCCATATAAAGCGCCCTAGATGCTTCTCGGTAATTTCCCTGCTGTTGAAATTCCTGAGCAGACTTTACCCAGCCTGCGATCGTCCGCTCTTTTTCAGGCTGGGAAGCGGTGAGATCGAAAAACTTCGCAATCTCAGCTTGATTTCGATTTAGATAAGCGTGAACCCAGAGATAGATTTGAAATCCCAACCAAGCGACAGCCAAACTGACAAGCACCCAAAAACCTGCCTCTAGCCACCAAGACGGGAACCACCAATTTGGCGCATCGGGCAAATTCGGAGGCTGAACCTGTGGAAATCGTAATTCAATCCACTCGCCCACCCGCCGAAAAAACTGCTGGATTTGCCAATTAAAATCGCTTCTCTGGAATTGCTCAGCCGCCATCAGAAATTACTTGGTAAAGCTACTGACCACCCATAAAACCAGAAAAGTTACCA
This genomic window from Cyanobacteria bacterium FACHB-DQ100 contains:
- a CDS encoding histidine--tRNA ligase, encoding MGIQATRGTRDILPEEIGNWQRIEAIARETLARAAYQEIRTPIFEQTDLFERGIGEATDVVGKEMYTFKDRGDRSITLRPEGTAGVVRSYIEHGMQAQGGVQRLWYTGAMFRYERPQAGRQRQFHQLGVEVLGSGDVRADAEVIAIATDILQSIGLKNLTLQLNSIGNADDRQNYRAALIEFLTPFKDKLDPDSQTRLTKNPLRILDSKDAQTQAILENAPSILDYLSAESKQRFDRVQALLQDLGIPCNINARLVRGLDYYTHTVFEIQSDDLGAQATVCAGGRYDGLVAQLGGADTPAVGWAMGLERLVILLQKMQQTQASPIDFYIVSRGEKAEAQALKLAQSLRRIGFATELDMSGSAFGKQFKRADRSGAAACLILGDAEAENGTVQLKWLKTGEQSAIAQTGLLNNADQLRQQLAERSGA
- a CDS encoding type II toxin-antitoxin system VapC family toxin, which translates into the protein MKILLDTHIFLWFISGDTQLLTDVRDAIRDPDNEVYLSAISVWEAIVKYQLGKLPLPEHPETYLPKQRDLHQIASLALDEISVVQLAKLPLLHRDPFDRMLICQALQNGLTIATVDTAICAYSVNVM
- a CDS encoding type II toxin-antitoxin system Phd/YefM family antitoxin, which gives rise to MLNVTIDEIQRDPLKYLHQVEAGETLVIVRSDKPIAELRPITSSKQLRPFGLCAGEFIVPDDFDAPLPEDLLSAFEGK
- a CDS encoding prevent-host-death family protein, coding for MNKSFKQIPMSELRVKLPKLRRQVQSGNLRIVCTHYGEVAAFLLPLQDIDALNSEEGEPSIQNSEEIPLTEFRDQLTESWERLLGGIDCIYLTFHKRRVVAFVSPRFTHYLSLPLIGDADKVLFVPSEIQV
- a CDS encoding cytosine deaminase; translation: MIFAANHYWIRNAHVPACLLVGEELWTTQKASDQLLNVDLEIVEGVIAAIVPTGTQSNAGVASIDLQGGMVWACFVDLHTHLDKGHIWNRAANPDGTFESALATVRADSEKNWDAEDVYRRMEFGLKCSYAHGTKAIRTHLDSAGKQGTISFEVFRELRQKWADRIILQGVCLVSLDYFLTPEGEKLADLVAESAGVLGGVTFINPEIDQQIDRVFSLAKERNLNLDFHADENDDPNSDTLRRVAEAAIRHEYQGKVVCGHCCSLAVQEDTEADRTIALVKEAGIGIVSLPMCNLYLQGRRPGKTPRWRGVTLLHELKQAEVPVAIASDNCRDPFHAYGDHDALEVFSQSVKIAQLDHPFGNWAKAITSTPADLMNLPKVGRIGVGLPTDLVLFKGRNYRELLSRSQHDRIVLRNGKAIDTTLPSYTELDNLLENRISST
- a CDS encoding precorrin-8X methylmutase translates to MEWHPTDAQSLAIIDREVGDHTLSPAEYEIVRRAIYATADFDYKTLIYFSDLALQSGAAALAARTTIIVDVPMVQVGINTNIQNTFANPIYCSMETITRPQKEKTRAAWGIETLAKRYPEGIFVVGQSQTALMTLAALIQAEEIKPALVIATPSGFLDVDAAKARLSDSLVPHIRTEGRKGSAVVAAAIVNALVDLAWQAYGGNQAS
- a CDS encoding phosphate ABC transporter permease, with amino-acid sequence MLVPLSRKKFEDLIPFVGTGAQYKYCWGKFPDFLRRVLISISALATVLLIRAFFASGELQDVLQGVTFFMSLFALVYWLWSPAVLAAARNASCRRYKYAGFLRGEVFDVFVSDEVVSTQESVNNRGDLVVTENRERRINVEVGDESGFATRIQVPLKREHQAIRIGDTAEMLVMSDRPDLSRIAKVSDVFVSRVGVWVSDYPYLRRDEFEAVSRRLNTIDIEPEEYDDRRDEPEEYDDRYEQFEAPQPRKRIPRSRRRR
- a CDS encoding DUF4070 domain-containing protein, encoding MRVLLLYPVFPQSFWSFEKALELVGRKAMLPPLGLITVAAILPQDWEFRLVDRNVREVTEADWDWAELVVLSAMIVQKGDLLAQIREAKRRGKRVAVGGPYATALPQEVAEADYLILDEGEITLPKFVAAIQRGETQGTYRSEGDRPDVTITPIPRFDLLDFEAYDNMSVQFSRGCPFQCEFCDIIVLYGRKPRTKSPEQLLAELDRLYELGWRRSIFMVDDNFIGNKRNVKLLLRALKDWMAEHEYPFHLSTEASVDLAQDPELMDLMVECNFNGVFLGIETPDESSLTLTSKHQNTRNSLSDAVDAITRTGLRVMAGFIIGFDNETSGAGDRIVRFVEQTTIPIAIFSMLQALPDTALWHRLKREGRLVEDNANLNQTTLMNFVPTRPLEEVTREYIDGFWRLYDPVNYLDRTYRHFLKLGAPRHSAKLRKVTWKVIRAFLTVCWRQGVVRETRWKFWHHLFSILKHNPTVVEHYFSVCALNEHFLEYRQAVRTKIEAQLADYLARQELNNALESAPSEAQAV
- a CDS encoding DUF4350 domain-containing protein, producing the protein MKKLDRRLVFGLIALAVIISLTLFIAPRSNRISSGSTFSRSPDGYGAWYAYMQRQGTPVERWRKTIREIEQISGTGNTMIQVDPSGLGMANPDLNWIDRGNTWIVLGGRDLAATEAGFSTQHESDRGLVKIETSRRLTSDKRIKQLLGDRFGSIVWEEPKGKGRIIYAVTPFLAANAYQDEPGNFPFLAQLVTGKKIWIDEYLHGYRDETAKTESQQSWLGYLLGTPLSVVLLQAIVLSIVLVWAKNRRFGQAQPIEASRVNDSEAYTQALASVLYKAGRSEFVVDVVGREEQLQIQRSLGLGGVLVDREVLIKAWVEQTGRPAAELAQLFPEKQRLSEQELIKWLAHLKEIRQSFPWS
- a CDS encoding DUF4129 domain-containing protein, giving the protein MAAEQFQRSDFNWQIQQFFRRVGEWIELRFPQVQPPNLPDAPNWWFPSWWLEAGFWVLVSLAVAWLGFQIYLWVHAYLNRNQAEIAKFFDLTASQPEKERTIAGWVKSAQEFQQQGNYREASRALYMAMLQRLNETKLITIDKSRTDREYSRLVQLLPQAESYQMLLETHELLCFSDTPISAEMFDRVQRAYGNIERATVDMAKMA